CAGCTGCCGGCTAGAATGCTCAGGGCCTCCCAACGAGGCATGGCTGGAATGGCCAGCGCTCCTGGCAGTAGCGGTTTAAGTTTCTCTTGTAAAAATTTCTTTGGGAAGCATATGCATTCAGatctgaaagaagaaaggaaaaaattatgcTGGGTGAAGGCCTTTGAATTGGGCTTGGATGAACTGTTCTGGTTGTTTGTATCCATTGCTGATCATTCCTCAGATtcttagttgtttttttgttttttttttttttttgaggcggagtttcgctctgtcccccaggctggagtgcagtggcgccatctcggctcactgcaggctccgccccccggggttcacgccattctcctgcctcagcctcccgcgtagctgggactacaggcgcccgccacctcgcccggctaattttttgtatttttagtagagacggggtttcaccgtgttagccaggatggtctcgatcttctgacctagtgatccgcccgccttggcctcccaaagtgctgggattccaggcgtgagccaccgctcccggcctcctCAGATTCTTGAATTCCAAGGGACCCAAGGCAGACCCTAGCCTAGGACTTGGAAGTCTTTTGTGATAGGAGGAGTTTCTTGCAGTGTGTTTTGCGTTGTGCTACATGGGTGGCTTCAGTGACAGTAGGCTGTCTTGCAACGCACAGTGACATGGAAGGTAGGAGACTTGGGCCCATCCTGGCTCTGACACTTACGTCATTCCCTAGCGCACTCGTGGGAAGTCCCTTTCCCTCTGTGAGCCTCACCCCTATGGGGGGTGGGAAGGGCAGAAGGAAGGAGTGGGCGAGCTAGTGGGGTTCCTACCTTCTCAAGCTTGATTCAAGCAGAACTGTTCCTCTTTGATCTTTTATAGAAATTGGACTCTGTGAAATGTTGTTTTCAAGGAGGTTTAGTTGTTAGGAGAATTCAAAATGACTGGGTTGGATAATCCTTAGTTCTCTACAGGACTGCTGGGGTGGTTGTGAGTTATGTGAGACCACCTGGGCATAGAACTGGTGCCCAGCAATGTGGCTGCGTTTCTTCTTCCTGGGCTGTGCCGCTGTCCCAGGATTGGGCATCTGTTCTTCTGTGACCCAGAGGCATTTCACCCCCAGTTGAACTACACTCAGTCCACAAGTGTTTTCTGGCATTGTTTACTTGCCATGCATCTGGCTGGATCTGGGGGCATAACAGGGAACAAAACTGATGTGGGCCCCTGCCCTCCTGGCACTTACTGTCTAGTGGCCAAAGTAGACAtcaagtaagcatatgaaaaatacaCGTGTAAGATGATgccgccaggtgcggtggttacacctgtaatcccagcactttgggaggccaaggtaggtggatcacttgaggtcaggagttcgagaccagcctggccaacatggtgaaaccttttctctactaaaaatacaaaaattagccaggcatgttggtgggcacctgtaatctcagctactcaggaagctgagacaggagaatcacttgaacctgggaagtggaagttgcagtgagctgagattggagattgcaccactgcactcaagcctggacaacagagggagaatccatctcaaaaaaaaaaaaaaaaaaaaaaaaaaagatgatgccACAAAGCCTTGAAAGGAAAGTATGGATGTCTGCCCTTTCCCCCCAGACCTGCTCCTCCTCATGCACTTCCTAGCTTGGAAGATAGTGGAGTCTGGTCTTAGACTCTAGGGTCTCCCCAGTGTGCTCTGGAATATGACTGGGGCTGCTTGATGGGAGCAATTCCATCTCCCCATCTCACTTAGCTGAAGTATCAATGGGGTCTGGTTATCAGGACCAGGCTCCCTGTCTGGGAGTTTCTGGTCAGTGTTAGGACCCCAATATGGGACTCACCCTTAAACTCACTGCTGCTGGAGGAAGTGCTCTTTTTTGTCTGGATCAGGGGTGTTCTCGAAGGCAAATGGGAGACTGCGTTAATGCGCTTGGGATTTTGTCTGTCAAGCTCATCCTTCTGAAGCTGCAAATCTGGCAATGAGAATTCCACAGGGTCACGTGAGGCAGGCTTAGGTGAGATCACGGAAGTGAAGGTGTTTTGCAAGCTCTGAAGCAGCGCACACAGGCAAGTGGGGGTTATTATGGGGTGGGGGTGTACCTGAAACCACCACCTCCTGTCCTCTGAGGGCTTCCCCTCACAAGTAGGTGCTGGATTCAaagtgtgtattttaaaataatacattgtaTTTGTACGTATTTATGCACTACGtatgaaattttgttacatgcgtagaatgtgtaatgatcagtTCAGGGCaaagtatgtcttctttttaaaacattaacctttttccacttaaaaatgtAATGCATACGCTTTATAGAAAAGTTAGGAAATATTGAATAGTATAAGGGAGGAAAAAGTGCCCCCAAACACCTCTTCCCCAAGTTATTATCACAGTTCCGGTCTTTTCCTATGCATATTTTACATAGCCCATCATATCCTGTGTATTatggatgaattttatttatttatttattttttgagacagggatctgctctgttgcccaggctggagtgcagtggtgtgatcatagctcactgtaacctcaaactcctaggctcaagcaatcctcctgcctcagccacccgagtagctaagactacaggcatgtgtcactgcacccagctaatttttaaattttttttggagagagcgggagtctcactatgttgccaggctggtcttgaactcctggcctcaagtaatcctttagcctcagcctcccaaagtgctaggatcacagttGTGAGCCATCTCACCCAGCCCTGCATTTGACTTTATTCATATACATTATggcataaatatttttctcatgtcactaaatttaaaaaatggttgtaCAATATTCTAGTTTTTGAATAATGTAAGATTTATTTAACCAAAGTTCTAATGttggattttttattatttatttttttgagagagtctcactctggtacctaggctggagtgcagtggtgcaatcatgacttactgcagcctcgacctcctgggctcaagtgatcctcccacctcagcctcctgagtagctgaaattacaggtgtgcgccaccatgcctggctaatttttttttttttttttgagatggagtttcgctcttgttgcccaggctagagtgcgatggcatgatctcggctaaccgcaacctctacctcccaggttcaagcaattctcctgcctcagcctccggaatagctgggattacagacatgtgccaccatgcctggctagttttgtatttttagtagagatggggtttctccatgttggtcaggctggtctcaaactcccaacctcaggtgatccacctgccttggcctcccaaagtgctgggattacagacatgaaccaccatgcccagtccggctaatttgttattatttgtagaggtgggatcttcccatgttgcccaggctggtcttgaactcctgggctcaagttatcctcctgcctcccaaagtgctgggattataggtgtgagccactgtgcccggcccagatttTGCTACCATAAATACTGTTGTGATGAACATTGTTGTATATGAGACTTTGTCTTTATATACTTTTAGGTTTCTAGAAGAACAACAAAGAATTTTGTCAATAGTCTGAGCTGTGTTCTGTGATAGGCAGCTCTGTCATTTATTAGCTGCATGCCTTAACTAATTGCTTAACCCCCACCTGCCTCTTCATTCATATCTGCAAAATGGTATGCTCGATTTGAATACTAATGTCTGCTTCTTAGAGTTATTGTGGGGATTAAATAATATCATTTTAgtgttaaaatatgaaatatacacTCTGAAACAGTAAGGGATTTATCTGATCACAGCTGGGTCCCCAGTGCCTAGACAGTGCTTTGCATATTATAGGGTTTCAGTAATTATCATCATTCTTACCTTGGGAAAAGGCATTGATATTTTTAAGGTTCCTGATTTTTATTGTGATTCTACTTCCAGGAAAGTATTTTAAAGACCCTCACATGTGGATTTCTGTCAAAATACATCATTGTACTATCCTGTCTCTCGGTGGGACTCTGCCAGGTTCCTGGCCATCTGtgctcaccccctcccacctgtGTGAGTCCTAACTTTGGCTGATTTTGACaataatgcttctttttttttctgtctgaaatTGTTGATTTTGATCGCTGATCTTCTCTGCTTGATCTCTTTTCGTGGATCTTCAAGAAGGTTTTGATTATAAACTGAAGGCCAGGGtgacttctctgtctctctctcttcccttgacATGGTAGCCTAGGAAGTCTCATATTCCAGAGGCCCTGGCTAAAGATTAAAAGGCGGGTGGCTGGTTTGTACTAGACTTTGTGCgagcaagaaatacatttttattctgtAAACCATTGAGATTTCAAGGCTTATTTGTTTTAGCAGCAGAACATACTCTATCCTCATCAATACCTATATATTGTTTCTGTATGttgagtgcctactctgtgccagaccCTGCTAGATGCTTATTTATATTGCCTCATTTTACTCTCCCAGTGATcctgaaaaataataatgtattgtgaaTATCCCTGTTTTACAGGCAAGGACAGTGAGACTCAGGGAGGTCAAGAGACTTGCCCAACTtctgtggcagagctgagatttgaactagCATGTATTGCCCCCAAAACAGGGATCTTAACCACTATTTTTATAGTCTTTAatccagtgcttctcaaactatcACGTACATTCAAATTTACCTGGAGATCCTGTTAAAGTGCcagttctgattcagtaggtctggagcgGGATCTGAaaatgcatttctaacaagctcccaagtGATGCCAATATTGCTGGTCTGTAGACTACACTTTAAGTACAAGAGTTTAAGCTCTCTTGTTTATTGGTTTGAGTACTTAGCCATCCAACACCCACCTCATTTTAAATTGGAATTATCACTCAAAAGATGAAGGCAGTTTGGGGGTATCCCAGCAGGCAGAGAGTGAGCAAAGTGCGGTTTAGAGAGGCCATGCAGAGTGTCCTTATCTGATACCTACTTTGGGTTGATGGCTTGTGCTCTTGGGTTTGACTGGGAACCTTGGAGTCATCGATGGCATAAGGCTCCTGACAGTCCCTGCAGCATAAACAGAAGATCTTCGAGATCAGGTTTTGGTGGGCTGCTGTTGGAGGCAAAGGAATAAGGGGCATGGGTTCTGGAATCTGAATTCCAGATGCCTATTGGAAATTGACTGTGGTGGGGGTATCATTGGGTCAGCCTCTCCCAAGGTATTAATATAatactcctccccactcccaaatCTTCTGTAACTTCCCATGGCCAGCAGATCCTTCTGCCTAGgccattttttcctattctgtacaAAGTTTTCTTACCCATGGAAACGAGTTGAAACTTCTACTCTGCCAGCTTTGTCTGCAGGGGTGCCTTGTTGAATCAGCCAATCTTGAGTCTGAGCCCAATTAACTGGGCTGGGCTGTTTCCTAAGTAAACATAAGACTGTGGCTGAAAAATGCTAGTCCTTCACCTGTGTTCACACTCCAGATAGGATCTGATGGCAGCAAAATCTCACCTCATGCAGACATGCACGTAAACATGCTCAGGTTTCAGATAGCTCTGTGTCCTACCCCATTAACAGGTGCATGTTCTTAGGTGGATTCTTTACCCTTTTTGAACTTCACTTTTATCACATGAAAAATGAGAATAGCAGTGCCTACTTTGCAGGAGTAAAGAATCATATATATGAAAAGTAGCTCCTGCGATGCTAAGTATACGATAAATGCTCAATCAATGGTCATTCcattttcctcccttctcttcaTGTAGCTcactggcttcaaatgatcccaGCTGGTCCAGGTCCTATGGAAAGGAAGCATATGGACTTGTAGGTTTAAATTCTGGTTTTGCCACTACTTTGCTGGAGGGCTTTGGGTAGGTCCATGCTTCTTTCTGTGTCTCAGGCTCCTCATCAGTAGTAAGAAGTTAGGCTGGATGATCTCTTCAAGGATCTTTCTAGTTTTGAAGGTCCAGGATTATAAGGCCTTGCTTTAGTCCCAGATTCCTTTATTTGTGTATCAAGTTTTTCAGATCTCTGGATACATTCTGTTCTCACTTCTCTTCTTGTGGCAAAACCCCCCTTTAAAAGGAAATTCTTATCATGGTATTGGTTAGGCGTCCCTCACAATACCTAATTCACTTCGCTTTGTGAGTTTTGCCTTCATTATAGGCACTTGAGTCCCATTTTCTCTACTGCCATACCCTGGCctgagccaccatcatctcttgcctgaattactgcaatagcctcctaactggtttcCTTATTTCTCTTACCCTGGACTTCCTCCATAATTAATACGAAAATTGGGGTAGTTCTGTTAAAATGTATCATGTCACCCTTCAGCTCAAAGCTTCCAAGGATGGGAAAAAATTAGTATAGTAGATGGAGAGATATAAtatggaaggaagaaatggaaactcaaatagaatcaaatagaaattctagttCTATAAAAACCAGTGTCTGAAGAAAATATGTATTGGGTAGGGTTAACAACAGATTGGACAAAGCAAAAGCCATGATCAGTAAACTTGCAAACaggtcaatagaaattatccaaatggaaacagagaaagcaaaaaagattttaaaagggtGAAGAGTACCCCACTGACCTTGCGGGATGCTACCAAGCTGTGTAACATACACACGTTGCTGGACTCTCAGAAAGacgaaaaaaatatttgaagcaatagtGGCTGAAAAGTTACTAAATTTGATGGAAAGCATCAACATAAGTACTCAGTGAGCAccaaacagg
The nucleotide sequence above comes from Pongo pygmaeus isolate AG05252 chromosome 13, NHGRI_mPonPyg2-v2.0_pri, whole genome shotgun sequence. Encoded proteins:
- the TEX48 gene encoding testis-expressed protein 48, producing the protein MAAHQNLISKIFCLCCRDCQEPYAIDDSKVPSQTQEHKPSTQNLQLQKDELDRQNPKRINAVSHLPSRTPLIQTKKSTSSSSSEFKDLNAYASQRNFYKRNLNRYCQERWPFQPCLVGRP